A stretch of the Tannerella serpentiformis genome encodes the following:
- a CDS encoding NUDIX domain-containing protein encodes MYTPSSNPHPLADFRYCPRCGSDTFAPHDEKSNRCPACGFTYYYNPAAATAALILNDRNELLVCRRANDPARGTLDLPGGFCDVGETAEEGVVREVAEETGLRVLHADFLFSLPNSYLFLDFVVATVDMFFRCRVAKDEAQPEAHDDASELLWIPLDALRPEAFGLASIQRGIRRFLDGATSSAAR; translated from the coding sequence ATGTACACTCCATCATCCAATCCTCATCCCCTGGCCGACTTCCGATACTGCCCGCGCTGTGGCTCGGATACGTTTGCGCCACACGACGAAAAGTCGAACCGTTGCCCGGCATGCGGCTTCACGTATTATTATAATCCGGCGGCAGCTACGGCTGCCCTCATCCTCAACGACCGCAACGAGCTACTCGTCTGCCGTCGTGCCAACGATCCCGCGCGCGGCACGCTCGACTTGCCTGGCGGATTTTGCGACGTTGGCGAGACGGCCGAGGAGGGCGTAGTTCGTGAGGTGGCCGAAGAGACGGGGCTGCGTGTCCTTCACGCCGATTTTCTCTTCTCACTGCCGAACAGTTACCTCTTTTTGGATTTTGTGGTGGCTACGGTCGACATGTTTTTCCGTTGCCGCGTGGCTAAGGACGAGGCTCAGCCGGAAGCGCACGATGATGCGTCGGAATTACTGTGGATACCGCTCGATGCACTTCGCCCCGAAGCCTTCGGACTGGCCTCCATCCAGCGGGGCATTCGCCGCTTTTTGGACGGCGCCACGTCATCTGCCGCTCGATAG
- a CDS encoding DUF4294 domain-containing protein, producing MMKRCRYAILTLLALFCLAGSAAAQKQRLTIDAGSKRIRIVIPDGYALGSVENGDTIPHVYLPTVYVFPELTFKNDKERQQYNKLVRDVKRTLPYARLIYETLIETYEYIETLPDEKSKQAHLKRMEKELYAQYKPELKKLTLSQGKLLIKLVDRECHQSSYNLAKAYLGSFRAGFWNIFAGMFGASLKTKYDPNGKDALTERVVLLVQCGAI from the coding sequence ATGATGAAACGTTGCAGATACGCAATCCTCACCCTGCTCGCCCTGTTCTGTCTCGCGGGAAGTGCGGCCGCACAAAAGCAGCGGCTCACGATCGACGCGGGTTCGAAACGCATACGCATCGTCATCCCCGACGGCTATGCGCTGGGCTCGGTGGAGAACGGCGACACCATCCCACATGTGTACCTGCCGACGGTTTACGTTTTCCCCGAACTCACGTTCAAGAACGATAAAGAGCGGCAGCAGTACAACAAGCTCGTGCGCGACGTCAAGCGCACCCTGCCCTACGCTCGCCTGATCTACGAGACGCTGATCGAGACGTACGAATACATCGAAACGCTCCCGGACGAGAAGTCGAAGCAGGCGCATCTCAAACGTATGGAAAAGGAGCTCTACGCGCAATACAAGCCGGAGCTGAAGAAGCTCACCCTGTCGCAGGGCAAGCTGCTCATTAAGCTCGTCGACCGCGAATGCCATCAGTCGAGCTACAACCTGGCCAAGGCTTACTTGGGCAGTTTCCGCGCGGGTTTCTGGAACATCTTCGCCGGCATGTTTGGCGCCAGCCTTAAAACGAAGTACGACCCGAACGGCAAGGATGCCCTTACCGAACGAGTCGTGCTGTTGGTGCAATGCGGAGCTATTTGA
- a CDS encoding gliding motility protein GldB-related protein, protein MTRKPLLFLTLILLLTSACHSTSADVDSTADPAPIARFDRDLFAYVDADSAHATILRDGLLRTYPEMLRILSLALFERPDTPTVDYFGRLSDYYNEPTLHRLYADALERYTDSAVDTLSRTLGAAFTRLEADLPGHRRPALCLHVSGLYQNVLVGDSLLSVSIDKYLGADYPLYADFFTPYARRRMAPECVAPDLMAAYLMSEYPFRGNEAVLLDRMIYEGALRYAVLRALPDLSMTTLMGWTPDELSEVERREADIWRIIVERRALYTPDRTATARYFLDRPSDFLSDKLPGRLGAWIGLRIVSRYMDHTHAPLDNLLRTTDAQAVLIASKYHPR, encoded by the coding sequence ATGACCCGTAAGCCCCTCCTTTTTCTCACGCTCATCCTGCTCCTTACCTCGGCCTGCCACTCCACTTCGGCCGACGTGGATTCGACTGCCGATCCTGCTCCCATCGCTCGCTTCGATCGCGATCTCTTCGCTTATGTGGATGCCGACAGCGCGCACGCGACCATCCTACGCGACGGTCTACTCCGCACCTATCCCGAAATGCTCCGCATCCTCTCCCTCGCCCTCTTCGAGCGCCCGGACACGCCGACCGTGGACTACTTCGGGCGCCTCTCCGACTACTACAATGAGCCCACCCTACACCGACTCTATGCCGACGCCCTCGAGCGATACACCGACTCGGCCGTCGACACTCTTTCCCGCACGCTCGGCGCGGCCTTCACCCGCCTCGAGGCCGATCTTCCTGGGCACCGTCGGCCCGCACTCTGCCTGCACGTCTCTGGGCTCTATCAAAATGTACTCGTGGGCGACAGCCTACTCTCCGTTTCCATCGACAAATACCTCGGCGCAGACTATCCGCTCTATGCCGACTTCTTCACGCCCTATGCGCGCCGCAGGATGGCCCCCGAATGCGTGGCGCCAGACCTCATGGCGGCCTATCTGATGTCCGAATACCCTTTCCGAGGCAATGAAGCCGTGCTGCTCGACCGGATGATCTACGAAGGCGCCCTCCGCTATGCTGTGCTCCGTGCCCTGCCCGATCTCAGCATGACCACGCTCATGGGCTGGACGCCTGATGAGCTGAGCGAAGTGGAGCGTCGCGAGGCGGACATCTGGCGGATCATCGTCGAGCGCCGCGCTCTCTACACGCCGGATCGTACCGCCACGGCGCGTTACTTCCTAGATCGGCCGTCAGACTTCCTCTCCGACAAATTGCCCGGCCGACTCGGCGCGTGGATCGGTCTCCGCATCGTCAGTCGCTATATGGATCACACGCACGCCCCACTCGACAACCTCCTCCGCACCACCGACGCGCAAGCCGTCCTCATCGCCTCAAAATATCACCCCCGCTAA
- a CDS encoding DUF6261 family protein, giving the protein MKIDAFYVNAMKVEEDFAYHQVVQAKVTHLPLTESATGYSVGLKTAADAYNKAVEELDKVLESSKSVPAALDAAKKDAARDKSWYLMRNFVKASVGHPDAEVNEIMVEALRHFDKYGDLMRATQMEESGRLHNLIEDLRGMGTAKLAKAGLTPYFNDLEQKNKAFVDAVNVRVDEKGERLNLGLIQKRRKETDEAYRRLVEVTNALVVINGEAPYLAFVKPVNALINEMRATLANRRTTAATRKKKNPKDPKTPKDPKDPKDPKTPKDPKDPKPKKPGKDDGSPDIHLPEEEGPKKPGGGEGESGKKPEGGGTGGTGGGDSGDPDIHLPEN; this is encoded by the coding sequence ATGAAGATTGATGCATTCTACGTAAATGCGATGAAAGTCGAAGAAGACTTTGCTTATCACCAAGTAGTTCAGGCTAAAGTGACCCACTTGCCGCTCACCGAATCGGCCACCGGTTACTCTGTCGGCCTCAAAACGGCGGCCGATGCCTACAATAAAGCCGTCGAGGAATTGGACAAGGTGCTGGAAAGCTCCAAATCCGTCCCCGCGGCGCTCGATGCGGCCAAGAAGGATGCGGCGCGCGACAAGTCATGGTACCTCATGCGCAACTTCGTCAAGGCGTCGGTCGGACATCCGGACGCAGAAGTGAACGAAATCATGGTCGAGGCGCTGCGGCATTTCGACAAGTACGGCGACTTGATGCGGGCTACCCAGATGGAGGAATCGGGACGCCTGCATAACCTGATCGAAGACCTGCGCGGCATGGGCACAGCCAAGTTGGCTAAGGCCGGACTTACTCCATATTTCAATGATTTGGAGCAGAAGAACAAGGCTTTTGTCGATGCCGTCAATGTCCGTGTTGATGAGAAGGGGGAGCGCCTGAATCTGGGCCTTATCCAAAAGAGACGCAAGGAGACGGATGAGGCCTATCGGCGCTTGGTGGAGGTCACCAATGCGCTCGTTGTGATCAACGGTGAGGCGCCTTATCTGGCCTTTGTGAAGCCGGTGAACGCGCTCATTAATGAAATGCGCGCCACGTTGGCTAATCGTCGCACGACGGCCGCTACGAGAAAAAAGAAAAACCCGAAGGATCCCAAGACGCCGAAGGACCCAAAGGATCCCAAGGACCCCAAGACGCCGAAGGATCCGAAGGACCCGAAGCCGAAGAAGCCGGGGAAGGACGACGGTAGTCCGGACATTCACCTCCCAGAGGAGGAGGGTCCGAAAAAGCCCGGCGGTGGCGAAGGGGAGAGCGGCAAGAAACCCGAAGGCGGTGGAACGGGCGGTACTGGTGGCGGCGATAGCGGCGACCCCGACATCCATCTGCCGGAGAATTGA
- a CDS encoding peptidylprolyl isomerase: protein MKRMLLAALLCGMCALGTSAQEKETKVAIDTNKGVITIKLYNETPHHRDNFVKLVKSHLYDGVLFHRVIKDFMIQAGHIDMKEAPKGMKVKEGEPDYTVPAEILFPKLYHKRGQVGAARWGDDINPERASSSTNFYIVEGKKFTAEGLDKMEQEKHIKFTPEQREVYMTEGGTPHLDNAYTVFGEVIDGMDVVDSIQVVPTGKEDRPLEDVVIRSMKIVEE, encoded by the coding sequence ATGAAAAGAATGCTATTAGCCGCCTTGCTGTGCGGCATGTGTGCGCTCGGAACATCGGCGCAAGAGAAAGAGACGAAGGTGGCGATCGACACCAACAAAGGCGTGATCACCATCAAACTGTATAACGAGACGCCGCACCATCGCGACAACTTCGTCAAGCTGGTCAAGAGTCACCTCTACGACGGCGTCTTGTTTCACCGCGTGATCAAGGATTTCATGATCCAAGCGGGACATATCGACATGAAGGAGGCTCCGAAAGGGATGAAAGTAAAAGAAGGGGAACCGGACTATACCGTGCCGGCCGAGATCCTTTTCCCCAAACTGTATCATAAGCGCGGACAAGTAGGCGCAGCGCGTTGGGGCGATGATATCAACCCCGAGCGGGCGTCGTCGTCCACGAACTTCTACATCGTCGAGGGTAAGAAATTCACCGCCGAAGGGCTGGACAAGATGGAGCAGGAGAAGCACATCAAGTTCACACCCGAGCAGCGTGAGGTCTACATGACCGAAGGTGGCACGCCACATCTTGACAATGCCTACACCGTCTTCGGCGAGGTGATAGACGGCATGGACGTGGTGGACAGCATCCAAGTTGTGCCTACGGGCAAGGAAGATCGGCCGCTGGAGGATGTGGTCATCCGGTCGATGAAGATCGTTGAGGAATAA
- a CDS encoding RNA methyltransferase: MRKLKVTELGRLTPEEYRASEKLPVVVVLDEVRSLNNVGSVFRTADAFRLEGVWLCGITATPPHAEIHKTALGAEETVEWRYEKDTLEAVEELRREGYVICALEQAEGSVSLDRFRPERGRKYAVVIGHEVKGVSQRVVDRSDVCIEIPQRGTKHSLNVSVAAGIVLWEFFKGLTPSESLLGSQENLAGSP, from the coding sequence ATGCGCAAGCTAAAGGTTACGGAGCTGGGCCGACTGACGCCGGAGGAGTATCGCGCCAGCGAGAAGTTGCCCGTCGTGGTGGTACTCGATGAGGTGCGCAGCCTGAACAACGTCGGGTCCGTGTTTCGCACGGCCGACGCGTTCCGTTTGGAAGGCGTGTGGCTGTGCGGCATCACGGCCACGCCGCCGCATGCCGAGATCCACAAGACGGCGCTCGGAGCCGAGGAGACCGTCGAGTGGCGGTATGAGAAGGATACGCTGGAGGCCGTCGAGGAGTTACGGCGCGAGGGGTACGTCATCTGCGCCTTGGAGCAGGCCGAAGGCAGCGTCTCGCTGGATCGGTTTCGGCCCGAGCGCGGCCGGAAATACGCCGTCGTGATCGGTCATGAGGTGAAAGGTGTCAGCCAGCGCGTCGTCGATCGTTCGGACGTATGCATAGAAATCCCGCAGCGCGGCACGAAGCATTCGCTCAATGTGTCCGTCGCTGCGGGAATCGTTTTGTGGGAATTTTTCAAGGGGTTGACCCCGTCTGAATCACTCCTCGGTTCTCAAGAAAACTTGGCTGGAAGCCCCTGA
- a CDS encoding tetratricopeptide repeat protein: protein MIESDTNYSFLIGSMSHLTCASVRALSDRFITDLAEADRDHLFAELKRDGNQLTTEPRLCAYTYAFGAVREARLRRAFSHLSNIFAQRDVELIDYGCGVGLGALVYHDLLLERGLPLTSVRRITLIDPTPRCLERAALHARVCFPGAELRTICKYTDELQAADTTSDAKLHTLHIFSQIADMEVPSIAHLADTICAGLRGPNYFACVTPFCERALRGTPPADLFVELMDPDEGRVTVENLAARRFVRGQQWTASLRVFTKEGSHDTPPPPPTPPTDPTPPPSPTPPAPSTDPAPSPPADPVAPTPTAVHAPPPKSTLPIEKEPARQVVDTERRIDEILTSLNEPEEPEHIRQLRNAAESGDAKAQNKLGYLYDTGRELPQNDAEAVRWYRRAAAQNHAMALYNLANHYLSGRGVPQDTEEAIKWYRLAADRDVLPAMNNLGVIYASGRGVRRNEAEAIKWYRRAAERGDETAIRNLKKRGIKV, encoded by the coding sequence ATGATCGAAAGTGATACGAATTATTCGTTCCTGATCGGGTCGATGTCCCACCTCACGTGTGCATCTGTGCGGGCCCTCTCCGATCGCTTTATCACCGACCTGGCCGAGGCCGATCGGGACCACCTCTTCGCCGAACTCAAACGAGACGGCAACCAATTGACCACCGAGCCGCGCCTCTGTGCTTACACCTATGCCTTCGGGGCTGTGCGTGAGGCCCGCCTCCGACGTGCTTTTTCGCACCTCTCCAACATCTTTGCCCAGCGCGACGTGGAGCTGATCGACTACGGCTGCGGTGTGGGCCTCGGCGCCTTGGTCTATCACGACCTACTCCTTGAGCGCGGCCTGCCCCTTACGTCCGTTCGGCGTATCACCCTGATCGACCCCACTCCACGCTGCCTCGAGCGCGCTGCACTACACGCCCGCGTTTGCTTTCCCGGCGCCGAACTGCGCACCATCTGCAAGTACACCGATGAGCTTCAAGCCGCAGACACAACGTCCGACGCGAAGCTCCACACGCTACATATCTTTTCCCAGATCGCAGACATGGAGGTTCCATCCATCGCGCACCTGGCGGACACGATCTGCGCAGGACTGCGCGGCCCCAATTATTTTGCCTGCGTGACTCCCTTTTGCGAGCGTGCCCTCCGAGGTACGCCTCCCGCGGATCTTTTCGTAGAGCTGATGGACCCAGACGAAGGGCGCGTGACGGTGGAGAATCTCGCGGCCCGCCGCTTCGTTCGGGGGCAGCAGTGGACGGCTTCCCTGCGTGTCTTCACCAAAGAGGGCAGCCACGACACACCTCCCCCGCCTCCTACGCCGCCGACTGACCCTACGCCGCCGCCCTCTCCCACACCTCCGGCACCGTCCACTGATCCGGCGCCGTCCCCTCCTGCTGATCCGGTTGCGCCTACCCCGACCGCCGTCCATGCCCCTCCTCCGAAATCCACCCTACCCATCGAAAAAGAGCCAGCCCGGCAAGTCGTGGATACGGAGCGCCGTATCGATGAAATTCTTACTTCACTCAACGAACCAGAGGAGCCGGAACACATTCGCCAACTGCGCAACGCGGCTGAGAGCGGCGACGCCAAAGCGCAAAACAAGCTCGGTTACCTCTACGACACGGGGCGCGAACTGCCGCAAAACGACGCCGAGGCCGTGCGCTGGTACCGCCGAGCAGCTGCCCAAAATCACGCGATGGCGCTCTACAATCTGGCCAATCACTACCTCTCCGGCCGCGGCGTACCGCAGGACACCGAAGAGGCCATCAAGTGGTACCGCCTCGCAGCCGATCGCGACGTGTTGCCAGCGATGAACAACCTCGGCGTGATCTACGCCTCCGGGCGCGGCGTCCGTCGCAACGAGGCCGAGGCCATCAAGTGGTATCGCCGAGCGGCTGAACGCGGCGACGAGACAGCTATCCGTAACCTAAAAAAACGGGGCATCAAGGTCTGA
- the glmM gene encoding phosphoglucosamine mutase: MTLIKSISGIRGTIGGGPDEGLNPLSIVKFTAAYATWIRNRSTEGKKHRVVVGRDARMSGPMAKSIVVGTLMSMGFDVIDIDLATTPTTELAVTNELACGGIILTASHNPKQWNALKLLNERGEFLSDEDGREVLTLAEGEAFRFASVDSLGKVIVDNRYKERHIGRVLALDLVDVDAIRAANFRVAIDCVNSVGGLVIPDLLYALGVREIFKLHCNPHGNFSHNPEPLPEHLTEISALMPHARADVGFVVDPDVDRLAIVCENGEMFGEEYTLVAVSDYVLSHTPGNTVSNLSSTRALRDITERHGGQYAASAVGEVNVVEKMKETGAVIGGEGNGGVIYPALHYGRDALVGIALFLTFLAKKKMKVSELRATYPNYFISKQRVELTPGIDVDAILDRVKQRFAGERVTDIDGVKIDFADRWVHLRRSNTEPIIRVYAEAHTKAEADALGRELIDIIQSSHA, encoded by the coding sequence ATGACACTCATCAAATCCATATCCGGTATCCGCGGCACCATCGGTGGCGGGCCGGACGAGGGGCTGAACCCCCTCTCGATTGTGAAGTTTACGGCGGCTTACGCCACATGGATCCGCAACCGCTCGACGGAAGGCAAGAAGCACCGCGTTGTCGTCGGACGCGACGCCCGCATGTCTGGGCCGATGGCCAAATCGATCGTCGTGGGCACGCTGATGAGCATGGGCTTCGATGTGATCGACATCGATCTGGCCACGACGCCCACCACCGAGCTGGCCGTCACAAACGAGCTGGCTTGTGGAGGCATCATTCTCACCGCGAGCCACAACCCGAAGCAGTGGAATGCGCTGAAGTTGCTCAACGAGCGCGGCGAGTTCCTCAGCGATGAGGATGGGCGCGAGGTGCTCACACTGGCCGAGGGGGAGGCGTTCCGCTTCGCGTCGGTCGATTCGCTGGGCAAGGTGATCGTTGACAACCGTTACAAGGAGCGTCACATCGGGCGCGTGCTGGCCCTCGACCTGGTGGATGTGGACGCCATCCGCGCGGCCAACTTCCGCGTGGCGATCGACTGTGTGAACTCCGTCGGCGGCCTGGTCATCCCCGATCTGCTTTACGCCCTCGGCGTGCGCGAGATCTTCAAGCTGCACTGCAATCCGCACGGCAATTTCTCTCATAACCCCGAACCGCTGCCGGAACACCTGACCGAGATCTCGGCCCTGATGCCCCATGCGCGGGCCGATGTCGGGTTCGTCGTCGACCCAGACGTCGATCGGCTGGCCATCGTCTGTGAGAACGGGGAGATGTTTGGCGAAGAATACACGTTAGTGGCGGTGAGCGACTATGTGCTGTCGCACACGCCGGGTAACACGGTGAGCAACCTCAGTTCTACGCGTGCACTGCGCGACATCACGGAGCGACACGGCGGACAGTATGCCGCCTCGGCCGTGGGCGAGGTGAATGTGGTGGAGAAAATGAAGGAGACCGGCGCCGTGATCGGCGGCGAGGGCAACGGCGGCGTCATCTATCCGGCCCTGCATTACGGCCGCGACGCCCTCGTGGGCATTGCGCTTTTCCTGACTTTCCTGGCCAAAAAGAAGATGAAGGTGAGCGAGCTTCGGGCCACGTATCCGAATTATTTCATTTCCAAGCAGCGCGTAGAGCTGACGCCGGGCATTGACGTGGACGCCATTTTGGATCGTGTCAAGCAGCGCTTCGCCGGTGAGCGCGTGACGGACATCGACGGCGTGAAGATCGACTTTGCCGACCGCTGGGTGCACCTGCGCCGCAGCAATACCGAGCCTATCATCCGCGTCTATGCCGAGGCGCACACCAAGGCCGAAGCCGACGCGCTCGGGCGGGAGTTGATCGACATCATCCAGTCAAGCCACGCCTAA
- the lepA gene encoding translation elongation factor 4: MNHIRNFCIIAHIDHGKSTLADRLLEYTKTVSPKDMQAQVLDNMDLERERGITIKSHAIQMDYAYRDEKWVLNLIDTPGHVDFSYEVSRSIAACEGALLVVDAAQGIQAQTISNLYMAIENDLEIIPVINKVDLPSAKPEEIEDQIIELIGCPRESILRASGKTGLGVAEVLNAVVDRIPAPKGDPDAPLQCLIFDSVFNPFRGIIAYFKVVNGVIRRGDMVKFMATGREYDADEVGALKLEMSPREEVRTGDVGYIISGIKTSKEVRVGDTITHVARPASEHIEGFQEVKPMVFAGVYPIASEDFENLRASLEKLQLNDASLTFQPESSVALGFGFRCGFLGLLHMEIVQERLEREFGMDVITTVPNVSYKVYDRKGVCTEVHNPGGLPDPTLIDHIDEPFIRASIITQTTYIGPIMTLCLGKRGVLIKQDYITGNRIELFYDLPLGEIVIDFYDKLKSISKGYASFDYHLHDYRPGKLVKLDILLNGEPVDALSTLTHFDNSVSFGRRMCEKLKELIPRQQFDIAIQAAIGAKIIARETIKAVRKDVTAKCYGGDVSRKRKLLEKQKEGKKRMKQIGTVEVPQKAFLAVLKLD, translated from the coding sequence ATGAACCACATACGCAACTTCTGCATCATCGCCCACATCGACCACGGGAAAAGTACCCTCGCCGACAGATTGCTCGAGTACACCAAGACGGTCTCCCCTAAAGACATGCAAGCCCAGGTGCTCGACAATATGGATCTCGAACGCGAGCGCGGAATCACCATCAAGAGCCATGCGATCCAAATGGACTACGCATATCGGGACGAGAAGTGGGTGCTGAACCTGATCGACACGCCCGGGCATGTCGATTTCTCGTATGAAGTCTCGCGTTCCATTGCCGCCTGCGAGGGCGCACTGCTGGTGGTCGACGCCGCACAAGGCATTCAGGCCCAAACGATCTCAAATCTCTACATGGCCATCGAAAATGACCTCGAGATCATTCCGGTGATCAACAAAGTCGACCTTCCGAGCGCCAAGCCTGAGGAGATTGAAGACCAAATCATTGAACTCATCGGCTGTCCCCGAGAGTCCATCCTTCGTGCCAGCGGAAAGACGGGCTTGGGCGTGGCGGAAGTGCTGAACGCCGTGGTCGATCGGATCCCGGCCCCCAAGGGCGATCCCGACGCGCCGTTGCAATGCCTCATCTTCGACTCAGTCTTCAACCCCTTCCGGGGGATTATCGCCTATTTCAAGGTGGTAAACGGGGTGATTCGGCGCGGCGATATGGTCAAGTTCATGGCTACCGGTCGCGAGTACGACGCCGACGAGGTGGGCGCCCTGAAGCTCGAAATGAGCCCGCGCGAGGAGGTCCGTACCGGCGATGTAGGCTATATCATCTCGGGCATTAAGACCTCGAAAGAGGTGCGAGTCGGCGACACCATCACCCATGTGGCCCGCCCCGCCAGCGAACATATCGAAGGCTTTCAAGAAGTCAAGCCGATGGTCTTTGCCGGTGTCTATCCCATTGCATCGGAGGACTTTGAAAACCTGCGTGCCTCACTCGAGAAGCTCCAGCTCAACGACGCCTCCCTGACCTTCCAGCCCGAGAGCTCCGTGGCCCTTGGGTTCGGCTTCCGATGTGGCTTCCTCGGACTCTTACACATGGAGATCGTGCAGGAACGTCTCGAACGTGAGTTCGGAATGGACGTGATCACCACGGTGCCGAACGTATCTTACAAGGTGTACGATCGCAAAGGCGTATGCACCGAAGTGCACAACCCCGGAGGCCTCCCAGACCCAACGCTTATCGATCACATCGACGAGCCCTTCATCCGCGCTTCGATCATCACCCAAACCACTTACATCGGCCCCATCATGACCCTCTGTCTGGGTAAACGCGGTGTGCTCATTAAGCAGGATTACATCACGGGAAACCGTATCGAACTCTTCTACGACCTCCCTCTCGGCGAGATCGTAATCGACTTCTACGACAAACTGAAGAGCATCTCCAAGGGATATGCCTCTTTCGACTACCACTTGCATGATTACCGCCCGGGAAAGCTCGTCAAACTCGATATTCTGCTCAATGGCGAGCCGGTAGATGCCCTTTCTACGCTTACACACTTCGACAACAGCGTGTCGTTTGGCCGACGCATGTGCGAAAAGCTCAAAGAGCTTATTCCCCGCCAACAATTCGACATCGCGATACAGGCTGCCATTGGTGCGAAGATTATCGCTCGGGAAACGATCAAGGCCGTCCGCAAGGATGTTACCGCCAAATGCTACGGAGGTGATGTCTCACGCAAGCGAAAGCTCCTCGAGAAGCAAAAAGAGGGCAAGAAACGGATGAAGCAGATCGGAACCGTGGAAGTTCCCCAGAAGGCCTTCTTAGCGGTCCTGAAATTAGACTAA
- a CDS encoding nucleotidyltransferase family protein: protein MTPTLCILAAGMGSRYGGLKQLDGVGPDGETIMDYSVFDAARAGFSRVVFVIRRDFEADFRARVLSRYADHIPTEVVFQSMDDLPDGFTCPPGRTKPWGTNHAVWMARHAIREPFAVINADDFYGRDSFATLARALAETAGREGDYCMVGFRVGNTLSPSGTVSRGVCTTDAKGYLTGIVERTAIARVDGQVRFTDEHGTPQVLADDTPVSMNMWGFTPDYFAHTETYFRRFLADHATDERAEYYIPWAVNELITSGTARVHVLDTTSSWFGVTYAEDRAEVVRRLRALTDAGEYPATGLFQSIR, encoded by the coding sequence ATGACACCCACTTTGTGCATACTGGCTGCCGGCATGGGCAGCCGCTACGGAGGTCTGAAGCAGCTGGACGGCGTCGGTCCGGACGGCGAGACGATCATGGACTACTCCGTCTTCGACGCTGCACGCGCTGGCTTCAGCCGCGTCGTGTTCGTTATCCGGCGCGATTTTGAGGCCGACTTCCGCGCCCGTGTACTGTCGCGCTATGCCGATCACATCCCCACGGAGGTGGTCTTTCAATCGATGGACGATCTGCCCGACGGCTTCACCTGTCCGCCGGGGCGCACCAAACCTTGGGGCACGAACCACGCCGTGTGGATGGCGCGCCACGCCATCCGCGAACCCTTTGCCGTGATCAATGCGGACGACTTTTACGGTCGTGACAGCTTCGCCACGCTCGCTCGTGCGCTGGCCGAAACGGCGGGTCGAGAGGGCGATTATTGCATGGTCGGCTTTCGCGTCGGCAACACGCTCAGCCCGAGTGGAACCGTCTCGCGCGGCGTCTGTACAACGGATGCAAAGGGCTACCTAACCGGCATCGTGGAGCGAACCGCCATCGCCCGTGTGGACGGCCAAGTCCGCTTCACCGACGAACACGGCACACCGCAGGTGCTCGCCGACGATACGCCCGTTTCGATGAACATGTGGGGCTTCACGCCAGACTATTTCGCACATACAGAAACGTATTTCCGCCGCTTCCTTGCGGATCACGCCACGGACGAACGTGCGGAGTATTACATCCCTTGGGCGGTGAACGAGCTGATCACGAGTGGCACGGCGCGCGTCCACGTGCTCGACACCACATCCTCGTGGTTCGGCGTCACCTACGCTGAGGATCGCGCCGAAGTGGTCCGTCGGCTGCGCGCCCTGACCGACGCGGGAGAATATCCCGCCACGGGACTCTTCCAAAGCATACGATAA